The Sphingomonas sp. So64.6b genome includes a region encoding these proteins:
- a CDS encoding HAD-IA family hydrolase — MNRLALFDCDGTLVDSQANICQAMEEAFMLHRLDPPGRNDIRRVVGLSLVEVMRSLLPHAEDAQHRALAEDYRVTFLRLRTAGALTDEPLFGGMIAALDALAASGWVFGVATGKSDRGLIRVLDEHGIKARFVTLQTADRHPSKPHPSMIETAIREAGASPETTVMIGDTSYDMLMARAGNVRALGVAWGYHPVDELIAAGAHAIAKDVADLPGHMETIKA, encoded by the coding sequence ATGAACCGCCTCGCCTTGTTCGATTGCGATGGCACGCTGGTCGATAGCCAGGCCAATATCTGCCAGGCGATGGAAGAAGCGTTTATGCTCCACCGGCTCGATCCGCCCGGCCGGAACGACATTCGCCGCGTCGTCGGGTTGAGCCTGGTCGAAGTGATGCGCAGCCTGCTGCCCCATGCCGAGGACGCGCAACACCGTGCGTTGGCGGAGGATTACCGTGTCACCTTCCTGCGCTTGCGCACCGCCGGCGCGCTGACCGACGAGCCCTTGTTCGGCGGCATGATCGCGGCGCTCGATGCGCTGGCGGCATCGGGCTGGGTGTTCGGCGTGGCGACCGGCAAGTCCGATCGCGGCCTGATCCGCGTGCTTGACGAACATGGTATCAAGGCGCGCTTCGTGACGCTGCAGACCGCCGATCGCCACCCGTCCAAACCGCATCCGTCGATGATCGAAACCGCGATCCGCGAAGCCGGCGCCTCGCCCGAAACGACGGTGATGATCGGCGATACGAGTTATGACATGCTGATGGCGCGGGCCGGCAATGTCCGTGCGCTGGGCGTGGCATGGGGCTATCATCCGGTCGACGAACTGATCGCGGCCGGCGCGCATGCGATTGCCAAGGATGTCGCGGATTTGCCGGGACATATGGAAACGATAAAGGCCTGA
- a CDS encoding ATP12 family protein: MKRFWTDVATDADGVVTLDGKPVRTPGRAPLAIPFTPLAEAVADEWRAVSGEIDPRTMPLTGLANAAIERIGADPGSFAAGLAVFAESDLLCYRAEDPPALVERQALLWDPLLDWARTRYDVHFELVMGIMHRAQPPLTITRLSDAITARTPWELAGLAPIVTIGGSLIAGLALIEDAASAGDIWRAIELDEDWQAEQWGRDDLSLAALKSRRRDFDAGVRFLELIA; this comes from the coding sequence ATGAAGCGCTTCTGGACCGATGTGGCGACCGACGCAGACGGCGTCGTCACACTCGACGGCAAGCCGGTGCGCACGCCCGGCCGCGCGCCGCTCGCCATTCCATTCACGCCTCTGGCCGAAGCGGTGGCCGATGAATGGCGCGCGGTGAGCGGCGAGATCGATCCGCGCACGATGCCGCTGACCGGGCTGGCCAATGCCGCGATCGAACGCATCGGCGCCGACCCGGGGAGTTTCGCCGCCGGCCTCGCCGTGTTCGCCGAAAGCGACCTGCTTTGTTACCGTGCGGAGGATCCGCCGGCGCTGGTCGAGCGCCAGGCGCTGTTATGGGATCCGCTGCTCGACTGGGCGCGCACGCGTTACGACGTGCATTTCGAGCTGGTCATGGGGATCATGCACCGCGCGCAGCCGCCGCTGACCATCACCCGCCTGAGCGACGCGATCACGGCACGAACGCCATGGGAACTGGCCGGACTGGCGCCGATCGTGACGATCGGCGGCTCGCTAATCGCCGGCCTCGCGCTGATCGAGGATGCCGCGAGCGCCGGGGACATATGGCGCGCGATCGAACTCGACGAGGATTGGCAGGCCGAACAATGGGGCCGCGACGACCTGTCGCTTGCCGCGCTCAAATCGCGGCGGCGTGATTTCGATGCCGGGGTGCGGTTCCTGGAGCTGATTGCTTAG
- a CDS encoding MauE/DoxX family redox-associated membrane protein, whose amino-acid sequence MTSPDTRRSILYRMVMKDHVCPFGLKAKDLLTRQGYHVDDRWLTTRAQTDAFKAEHGVATTPQTFIDGQRIGGYDDLRRFFGKSVRDPEATLYRPVIALFAMTALMALAVSYTVFGTPFTVRAGEWFIALSMCVLAMLKLQNVESFSSMFLNYDLLARRWVPYGYIYPYAEGLAGVLMLSGALMWLSVPIALVIGGIGAVSVIKAVYIDKRDIKCACVGGDSKVPLGFVSLTENVMMVAMALWMMIAPMPMR is encoded by the coding sequence ATGACCAGCCCCGATACCCGTCGATCCATTCTTTATCGTATGGTGATGAAGGACCATGTCTGTCCGTTCGGCCTGAAGGCGAAGGATTTGCTCACGCGTCAGGGCTATCACGTGGACGATCGCTGGCTTACGACCCGCGCGCAGACCGATGCGTTCAAGGCCGAGCATGGTGTCGCGACGACGCCGCAGACCTTTATCGATGGCCAACGGATCGGCGGCTATGACGATCTGCGCCGTTTCTTTGGCAAAAGCGTGCGCGATCCGGAGGCGACGCTCTACCGACCGGTGATCGCGCTGTTCGCGATGACCGCGTTGATGGCGCTGGCCGTGAGTTATACGGTGTTCGGCACGCCGTTCACCGTCCGCGCGGGCGAATGGTTCATCGCGCTCAGCATGTGCGTGCTGGCGATGCTGAAGCTGCAGAATGTCGAGAGCTTTTCCAGCATGTTCCTGAACTATGACCTGCTCGCCAGGCGCTGGGTGCCGTACGGCTATATCTATCCCTATGCGGAAGGATTGGCCGGCGTGCTGATGCTGTCGGGCGCGCTGATGTGGCTGTCGGTGCCGATCGCGCTGGTGATCGGCGGGATCGGTGCGGTGTCGGTAATCAAGGCGGTCTATATCGATAAGCGCGATATCAAATGCGCCTGTGTGGGCGGCGACAGTAAAGTGCCGCTCGGTTTTGTGTCGCTGACCGAGAATGTGATGATGGTCGCGATGGCGCTGTGGATGATGATCGCACCGATGCCGATGAGATGA
- the gmk gene encoding guanylate kinase, producing the protein MPSSAKPFESADDPHGFKRRGVLFVLSSPSGAGKSTIARKLLADEPELSMSVSYTTRPPRPGEVDGVDYHFVDLETFREMAANHEFLEWAHVFDHRYGTPKAQVWHVLEEGRDILFDIDWQGAQQLHQLAGGDVVRVFILPPSMPILRDRLEKRATDSMDVINARMARAANEVSHWDGYDYVLVNDDVEQCFECVKTILAAEKLKRSRQTGIIGFIRKLLR; encoded by the coding sequence ATGCCGTCCTCCGCAAAGCCATTCGAGTCCGCCGACGACCCGCACGGGTTCAAGCGTCGCGGCGTGCTGTTCGTCCTGTCTTCGCCATCGGGCGCGGGCAAATCGACCATCGCGCGAAAGCTGCTCGCCGACGAACCCGAACTGAGCATGTCGGTGTCCTACACCACGCGCCCGCCGCGCCCGGGTGAAGTCGATGGCGTGGATTATCACTTCGTCGATCTCGAAACCTTTCGCGAAATGGCGGCGAACCATGAATTCCTCGAATGGGCGCATGTCTTCGACCATCGCTACGGCACGCCCAAGGCGCAGGTCTGGCACGTGCTCGAGGAAGGGCGCGACATATTGTTCGACATCGACTGGCAGGGTGCGCAGCAGCTTCACCAGCTCGCCGGCGGCGACGTGGTTCGTGTCTTCATCCTGCCCCCGTCGATGCCGATCCTGCGCGACCGGCTGGAAAAGCGCGCGACCGATTCGATGGACGTGATCAACGCCCGCATGGCGCGCGCCGCCAATGAAGTCAGCCATTGGGACGGTTACGACTATGTCCTGGTCAATGACGATGTCGAACAATGCTTCGAATGCGTGAAGACCATCCTTGCGGCGGAGAAGCTCAAACGCTCGCGCCAGACCGGGATCATCGGCTTCATCCGCAAACTGCTGCGCTGA
- a CDS encoding DUF2585 domain-containing protein, with translation MGNASSHARWDRDKSWLIIAALIALAAVLILLAMGRTPVCACGTIRFWHGQINSPENSQQLSDWYSLSHFIHGLIFYGLTWLALRKRPVGMRLALAVLIESGWEILENSPVIIDRYRAATIAIGYTGDSVLNSASDIAFMAFGFLIARKLPWWGSVAVAIALELLALWVIRDNLTLNVWMLVAPSDAVRAWQSAG, from the coding sequence ATGGGGAATGCGTCAAGTCACGCGCGATGGGATCGCGACAAAAGCTGGTTGATCATCGCAGCGCTGATCGCGCTGGCGGCGGTTCTGATCCTGCTCGCGATGGGGCGCACGCCGGTCTGCGCCTGCGGCACGATCAGGTTTTGGCATGGCCAGATCAATTCGCCCGAGAACAGCCAGCAATTGAGCGACTGGTATTCGCTCAGTCATTTCATCCATGGGCTGATCTTCTACGGCCTGACCTGGCTGGCGTTGCGCAAGCGGCCGGTCGGCATGCGCCTGGCGCTGGCGGTGCTGATCGAATCCGGCTGGGAAATCCTCGAAAACTCGCCCGTAATCATCGACCGCTACCGCGCCGCGACGATCGCGATCGGTTATACCGGCGACAGCGTGCTCAATTCCGCATCCGATATCGCCTTCATGGCATTCGGGTTCCTGATTGCGCGGAAATTGCCCTGGTGGGGCAGCGTCGCGGTGGCGATCGCGCTCGAACTGCTCGCGCTATGGGTGATTCGCGACAATCTGACGCTCAATGTGTGGATGCTGGTCGCGCCGAGCGATGCCGTGCGCGCCTGGCAATCCGCCGGCTGA
- the fumC gene encoding class II fumarate hydratase, whose product MRTETDSLGPVEVPANAYWGAQTQRSIENFPFGAQERMPIGIIHALALVKQAAARVNRAYGLDAKIADAIEAAAAEIVSGEFDDQFPLVIWQTGSGTQSNMNVNEVIAGRANEVMTGTRGGKTPVHPNDHVNMSQSSNDSFPTALHIAAAMAVRDRLFPALERLRASLQSKADAWADIVKIGRTHLQDATPLTLGQEFSGYANQVYRCGKRIDGGLMNGVGRLAQGGTAVGTGLNAPENFAGEFCAALVGITGQPFVPAENAFEALASNDPLVHLSGTLNTLAVALTKIANDIRLLGSGPRSGLGELDLPANEPGSSIMPGKVNPTQCEMLTMVAGQVIGNHVAITIGGLQGHLELNVFKPLIGANVLRSIDLLSVGMESFAERCVDGLEPNRGRIAELVDRSLMLVTALAPEIGYDNAAKIAKHAHTEGLTLKEAGLALGLVDAKTFDRLVRPEEMV is encoded by the coding sequence ATGCGCACCGAAACCGACTCGCTCGGCCCCGTCGAAGTCCCTGCCAACGCCTATTGGGGCGCGCAGACTCAGCGTTCGATCGAGAATTTTCCGTTCGGCGCGCAGGAACGCATGCCGATCGGCATCATCCACGCGCTCGCGCTGGTCAAACAGGCGGCGGCGCGGGTCAATCGCGCGTACGGCCTGGATGCGAAGATCGCGGACGCGATCGAGGCCGCCGCCGCCGAAATCGTCAGCGGTGAATTCGACGATCAATTCCCGCTGGTCATCTGGCAGACCGGCTCGGGCACGCAAAGTAACATGAACGTCAACGAAGTGATCGCCGGACGCGCCAATGAGGTGATGACGGGCACGCGGGGCGGCAAAACGCCGGTCCACCCCAATGATCACGTCAATATGAGCCAGTCGTCCAACGACAGTTTCCCGACCGCGCTGCACATCGCGGCGGCGATGGCGGTGCGCGACCGGCTGTTCCCCGCGCTGGAGCGGCTGCGGGCGTCGCTGCAATCCAAGGCGGACGCCTGGGCCGATATCGTCAAGATCGGGCGCACCCATTTGCAAGACGCGACGCCGCTGACTTTGGGCCAGGAATTCTCCGGCTATGCCAATCAGGTCTATCGCTGCGGCAAGCGTATCGATGGCGGGCTGATGAACGGCGTCGGCCGCCTCGCACAAGGTGGGACGGCGGTCGGCACCGGGCTGAACGCGCCGGAGAATTTCGCCGGTGAATTCTGCGCGGCGTTGGTCGGCATCACCGGCCAGCCTTTCGTGCCGGCGGAGAACGCGTTCGAGGCGCTCGCCTCGAACGATCCGCTGGTCCATCTCTCTGGCACGCTCAACACGCTTGCGGTGGCGCTGACCAAGATCGCCAACGACATCCGGTTGCTCGGCTCGGGGCCGCGCTCCGGTCTCGGCGAACTCGACTTGCCCGCGAACGAGCCCGGCAGTTCGATCATGCCGGGCAAGGTCAACCCGACCCAGTGCGAGATGCTGACCATGGTTGCGGGACAGGTGATCGGCAATCATGTCGCGATCACCATCGGTGGTCTGCAGGGGCATCTCGAACTCAATGTGTTCAAGCCGCTGATCGGCGCCAATGTGCTGCGCTCGATCGACTTGCTCAGCGTCGGCATGGAGAGTTTCGCCGAACGCTGCGTCGATGGGCTCGAACCCAATCGCGGGCGGATCGCCGAACTGGTCGACCGCTCGCTGATGCTGGTCACTGCGCTTGCGCCGGAGATCGGTTACGACAATGCGGCGAAGATCGCCAAGCACGCCCATACCGAGGGACTGACGCTGAAAGAGGCCGGGCTGGCGCTGGGCCTGGTCGATGCGAAGACTTTCGACCGCCTGGTGCGGCCGGAAGAAATGGTGTGA
- a CDS encoding ClpXP protease specificity-enhancing factor SspB, whose protein sequence is MSDGLPDSLIPYDEIVQEALRAVVGRVLGSVAANGGLPGDHHFYITFKTQAAGVDIPQRLIERFPDEMTIVMQNRYWDLIVDDERFSVGLSFNQVPSKLVIPYAAVTGFHDPSVNFELRFQAQDGPDGPDPHDEAENDGPTVMPVEDGSNVVAVDFKRKK, encoded by the coding sequence ATGAGTGATGGATTGCCCGACAGCCTGATTCCCTATGACGAAATCGTCCAGGAGGCGTTGCGTGCCGTGGTCGGGCGCGTGCTCGGTTCGGTCGCGGCCAATGGCGGTCTGCCCGGCGACCATCATTTCTATATCACCTTCAAGACTCAGGCCGCCGGCGTCGATATCCCGCAGCGCCTGATCGAGCGTTTCCCCGACGAGATGACCATCGTGATGCAGAATCGCTATTGGGACCTGATCGTCGACGATGAGCGCTTCTCGGTCGGGCTGAGCTTCAACCAGGTGCCCTCGAAACTGGTCATCCCCTATGCGGCGGTGACGGGTTTCCACGACCCTTCGGTCAATTTCGAACTCCGCTTCCAGGCGCAGGATGGCCCAGATGGCCCAGATCCGCATGACGAGGCGGAGAATGACGGCCCGACCGTCATGCCGGTCGAGGACGGGTCGAACGTCGTCGCGGTGGATTTCAAGCGCAAGAAGTAG
- the hisB gene encoding imidazoleglycerol-phosphate dehydratase HisB, which produces MRTATISRSTSETSIDVTVNLDGTGVYTISTGIGFFDHMLEQLSRHSLIDLDVKTVGDLHIDQHHTVEDTGIAIGEAIAKALGDKRGIRRYGDALSPMDETLTRVALDISGRPFLVWKTEFSQKKLGEMDTEMFEHWFHSFSQAAGITLHVETLYGQNNHHIAEAAFKGLARALRTAVEIDTRKADAIPSTKGIL; this is translated from the coding sequence ATGCGCACCGCCACGATCAGCCGCTCGACCAGCGAGACCAGTATCGACGTCACCGTCAATCTCGACGGCACCGGCGTCTACACCATATCGACCGGGATCGGCTTTTTCGATCACATGCTCGAGCAGCTGTCGCGCCATTCGCTGATCGATCTCGACGTGAAGACGGTCGGCGACCTGCATATCGACCAGCACCATACGGTCGAGGATACCGGCATCGCGATCGGCGAGGCGATCGCCAAGGCGCTTGGCGACAAGCGCGGCATCCGCCGTTACGGCGACGCGCTGTCACCGATGGACGAGACGCTGACCCGCGTCGCGCTCGACATATCCGGCCGGCCGTTTCTGGTGTGGAAGACCGAATTCAGCCAGAAAAAGCTCGGCGAGATGGACACCGAGATGTTCGAACACTGGTTCCACAGCTTTTCGCAGGCGGCCGGCATCACGCTGCATGTCGAGACGCTGTACGGGCAGAACAACCACCATATCGCCGAAGCCGCTTTCAAGGGGCTGGCGCGCGCGCTGCGCACCGCGGTCGAGATCGACACACGCAAGGCCGATGCGATCCCCAGCACCAAGGGGATATTGTAA
- a CDS encoding YciI family protein, which translates to MVARPDAPLCMILLRYRAPLDQVDAHMKAHVAWLEKGYAEGIFIVSGRRAPRTGGVILSRGHQRDVEALVATDPFVMSGMAEAEVIEFGASMAADRFAALLI; encoded by the coding sequence GTGGTCGCACGGCCCGACGCGCCGCTGTGCATGATCCTGTTGCGCTATCGGGCGCCGCTCGATCAGGTCGATGCGCACATGAAAGCGCATGTGGCATGGCTCGAAAAAGGCTATGCCGAGGGCATCTTCATCGTATCCGGGCGCCGCGCGCCGCGCACCGGCGGCGTCATCCTGTCGCGCGGGCATCAGCGCGATGTAGAAGCGCTCGTCGCGACCGATCCCTTCGTCATGTCGGGCATGGCCGAAGCCGAGGTGATCGAGTTCGGTGCGAGCATGGCAGCGGATCGATTTGCCGCCCTGCTGATATGA
- the hisH gene encoding imidazole glycerol phosphate synthase subunit HisH → MSIALIDYGAGNLHSVANALKAAGATGIAITADAALVAKADRIVLPGVGAFGACAAALRAVPGMVDAIEARVRGDGVPFLGICVGMQLMAATGEERGTHQGLGWIDGSVSHLTPTDPAAKVPHMGWNDVVPGRPHALIEAGEAYFLHSYAFEGADVLATTGHGGPVTAAIGRDNMIGVQFHPEKSQAYGLAFLSRFLEWRP, encoded by the coding sequence ATGAGCATCGCGCTGATCGACTATGGCGCGGGCAACCTCCACTCCGTCGCCAATGCGCTGAAGGCGGCCGGCGCGACGGGAATCGCGATCACTGCCGATGCGGCGCTGGTGGCAAAGGCCGACCGCATCGTCCTGCCCGGCGTGGGCGCGTTCGGCGCCTGTGCGGCTGCGTTGCGCGCGGTGCCCGGCATGGTCGATGCGATCGAGGCGCGCGTACGTGGTGACGGCGTCCCGTTCCTCGGCATCTGCGTCGGCATGCAATTGATGGCCGCAACCGGCGAAGAACGCGGCACACACCAAGGGCTCGGCTGGATCGATGGCAGCGTCAGCCATCTGACCCCCACCGATCCCGCTGCCAAGGTGCCGCATATGGGCTGGAACGATGTCGTGCCCGGCCGGCCCCACGCGCTGATCGAAGCGGGCGAAGCTTATTTCCTGCACAGCTATGCGTTCGAGGGCGCCGATGTGCTGGCGACGACCGGCCATGGCGGCCCGGTCACCGCCGCGATCGGCCGCGACAATATGATCGGCGTGCAGTTCCATCCCGAAAAGAGCCAGGCCTATGGTCTGGCGTTCCTCTCGCGCTTCCTGGAGTGGCGGCCATGA
- the hisA gene encoding 1-(5-phosphoribosyl)-5-[(5-phosphoribosylamino)methylideneamino]imidazole-4-carboxamide isomerase: protein MTLIVFPAIDLKAGQVVRLAEGDMDRATVYGDDPAAQAMIFAEQGADYLHVVDLDGAFAGASVNGEAVAAIVAQFPGHVQLGGGIRNRESIEKWFDLGVSRVVIGTAALENPDLVREAANDFPGGIVVAVDAKDGMVATRGWADVSTIEVVDMARRFEDAGVAALLFTDVGRDGMLKGCNVQATVDLARAVRIPVIASGGVKGIAEIHVLALHARDGIEGVITGRALYDGRLDLAAALSVAAAA, encoded by the coding sequence ATGACCCTCATCGTCTTCCCCGCGATCGACCTCAAAGCGGGACAGGTCGTGCGCCTGGCCGAGGGCGATATGGATCGTGCGACGGTCTATGGTGACGATCCCGCGGCGCAGGCGATGATCTTTGCCGAACAGGGCGCGGATTATCTTCATGTCGTCGATCTCGATGGCGCCTTTGCCGGCGCTTCGGTCAATGGCGAAGCGGTGGCGGCGATCGTCGCGCAATTCCCCGGCCATGTGCAGCTCGGCGGCGGCATTCGCAATCGCGAGTCGATCGAGAAATGGTTCGACCTCGGCGTCTCGCGCGTCGTGATCGGCACCGCCGCGCTGGAGAATCCGGACCTGGTGCGCGAAGCGGCGAATGATTTTCCCGGCGGCATCGTCGTCGCGGTCGATGCCAAGGATGGCATGGTCGCGACGCGCGGCTGGGCCGATGTCTCGACCATCGAAGTGGTCGATATGGCGCGCCGGTTCGAGGATGCCGGCGTTGCCGCCTTGCTGTTCACCGATGTCGGACGCGACGGCATGCTGAAGGGGTGCAACGTGCAGGCGACGGTCGACCTGGCGCGCGCGGTGCGCATCCCGGTGATCGCCAGCGGCGGCGTGAAGGGCATCGCCGAGATCCATGTGCTGGCGTTGCATGCGCGCGACGGGATCGAGGGCGTGATCACCGGACGGGCATTATATGATGGGCGGCTCGATCTGGCCGCGGCGCTGAGCGTGGCGGCGGCGGCGTGA
- the hisF gene encoding imidazole glycerol phosphate synthase subunit HisF, with the protein MTLRARVIPCLDVADGRVVKGVNFVDLRDAGDPVEQARAYDAAGADELCFLDITATHEARGTILDVVRRTAEVCFMPLTVGGGVRTPDDARALLLAGADKVAVNSAAVARPELVADMADRFGSQCVVASVDARRVADGWEVFTHGGRRATGIDAVAHALNLVRLGAGELLVTSMDRDGTRDGYDLDLIRTIADQVAVPVVASGGVGSLADLVAGVCEGHASAVLAASIFHFGEASIADAHAALAAAGVPVRRPVTA; encoded by the coding sequence ATGACTCTCCGCGCGCGCGTGATCCCGTGTCTCGACGTGGCCGATGGCCGCGTGGTCAAGGGTGTCAATTTCGTCGACCTGCGCGATGCCGGCGATCCGGTCGAACAGGCGCGCGCCTATGACGCGGCGGGTGCCGACGAGCTTTGCTTCCTCGACATCACCGCAACGCATGAAGCGCGCGGCACGATTCTCGACGTGGTGCGGCGCACCGCCGAGGTGTGTTTCATGCCGTTGACCGTCGGCGGCGGTGTGCGCACTCCGGACGATGCGCGCGCGCTGTTGCTCGCCGGCGCGGACAAGGTCGCGGTTAATTCGGCCGCCGTCGCGCGGCCCGAACTGGTCGCCGACATGGCCGACCGCTTCGGCAGCCAATGCGTCGTCGCCTCGGTCGATGCGCGCCGCGTCGCGGATGGATGGGAAGTGTTCACCCATGGCGGCAGGCGCGCGACAGGCATCGACGCGGTCGCCCATGCGCTCAACCTGGTGCGGCTCGGCGCGGGTGAACTGCTGGTCACGTCGATGGACCGTGACGGCACGCGCGATGGTTACGACCTCGACCTGATCCGCACCATCGCCGACCAGGTCGCGGTGCCGGTCGTCGCCTCGGGCGGGGTCGGGTCGCTTGCCGATCTGGTCGCCGGAGTGTGCGAGGGTCATGCCAGCGCAGTGCTGGCCGCCTCGATCTTCCATTTCGGCGAAGCAAGCATTGCCGACGCCCATGCCGCGCTGGCGGCCGCGGGCGTGCCGGTGCGGCGGCCGGTGACGGCGTAG
- a CDS encoding phosphoribosyl-ATP diphosphatase translates to MAEDFLTTLETVIRDRRGADPATSYTASLFAKGRAKIAQKLGEEAVETVIAAMRDDRAELIGEATDLMFHLLVLLADAGLGLDDIRAEMIRREGVSGIDEKAARPK, encoded by the coding sequence ATGGCCGAAGATTTCCTGACCACACTCGAAACCGTGATCCGCGACCGCCGCGGCGCCGACCCGGCGACCTCCTATACCGCAAGCCTGTTCGCCAAGGGGCGCGCGAAGATCGCGCAGAAACTTGGCGAGGAAGCGGTCGAGACCGTCATCGCGGCGATGCGCGACGACCGCGCCGAACTGATCGGCGAGGCGACCGACCTGATGTTCCATCTGCTCGTGCTGCTCGCCGATGCCGGCCTCGGCCTTGACGACATCCGTGCCGAGATGATCCGGCGCGAGGGTGTGTCGGGTATCGACGAGAAAGCGGCGCGGCCGAAATAA